The proteins below come from a single Papaver somniferum cultivar HN1 chromosome 11, ASM357369v1, whole genome shotgun sequence genomic window:
- the LOC113321438 gene encoding rho GTPase-activating protein 7-like isoform X1, producing the protein MSAERIRPGAGVMNTVFKSGPLFISSKGIGWKSWKRRWFILTRTSLVFFKNDPSALPQRGGEVNLTLGGIDLNNSGSVVVREDKKLLTVLFPDGRDGRAFTLKAESSEDLYEWKTALEHALAQAPSAALVMGHNGIFRNDTTDTIEGSFQQLRDKRPVKSMVVGRPILLALEDIDGGPSFLEKALRFLEVFGIKVEGILRQSADVEDVYHRVQEYEQGRNEFSSDEDAHVVGDCVKHVLRELPSSPVPASCCIALLEASRIERKETRLNALRSAVFETFPEPNRRLLQRILKMMHIIAAHSSDNRMTPSAVAACMAPLLLRPLLAGECELEDDFDMSDSSAQLLAAANAANNAQAIITTLLEDYDNIFDDDNLQRCSFSADSQMGHSESDESSDDENLDMKDSAYHDTENEDPPEVYDDPDRVLSGKFSGSSGYAGNDLYSYKAFEGDGGSDVESTGETSGLSSHKAHRDSNFQFNEKDICKKESESPTEMHSPTDLPASGSHQSMADLLSSKESGLSLPIAGPHLSAEKSLSKLSGYGLNVKRPSFWGRNNTRKNTTVESVDSSGEEELAIQRLEVTKNELRTRIEKEAKGNQILQASLERRKQALHERRLALEQDVSRLQEQLQAERDLRADLEIGLNMSSGQFSNQRGMNSKTRAELEEIALAEADVARLKQKVTELHLQLNQQSQNHYGALSEASDRYQHLQNLHSQQKYLQQNFDMTLAFCNHETKQRNEDRSLGTERKNNVKDQAMSSTSNAKQLFQKLYGDTISLSDSKSTEASTSFSADDLSAIDSSAVASTSRPMEAMEYTRNPSAASSTLVELTSRLDFFKERRNQLMEQLHNLDASYATATSQGLVYKQPSSPPWK; encoded by the exons atgtcgGCCGAAAGAATAAGACCTGGAGCTGGAGTTATGAATACT gttttcaagAGTGGTCCACTTTTCATTTCGTCAAAAG GGATAGGATGGAAATCTTGGAAGAGGCGTTGGTTCATACTCACTCGAACATCTTTAGTTTTCTTCAAAAATGATCCT AGTGCTCTTCCCCAGAGAGGCGGCGAGGTTAATCTGACTCTGGGTGGTATAGATTTAAACAATTCAGGGAG TGTTGTGGTCAGGGAAGATAAGAAACTCTTGACCGTATTGTTTCCTGATGGGCGCGATGGGCGAGCGTTCACCCTCAAG GCTGAGTCGTCAGAAGACTTGTACGAGTGGAAGACAGCACTGGAACATGCTTTGGCACAAGCACCAAGTGCTGCACTGGTCATGGGACATAATGGGATTTTCCGGAATGACACAACTGATACAATTGAAGGATCTTTCCAACAAT TGAGAGATAAGCGGCCTGTCAAGTCGATGGTTGTTGGAAGACCAATTTTGCTGGCGTTAGAGGATATTGATGGTGGTCCTTCGTTCCTAGAAAAAGCTCTTCGCTTTCTGGAGGTATTCG GAATAAAAGTTGAAGGAATCTTGCGGCAATCAGCAGATGTTGAGGATGTTTATCACCGGGTCCAAGAATATGAACAAG GGAGGAATGAGTTCAGCTCTGACGAGGATGCACATGTCGTCGGTGACTGTGTTAAG CACGTGCTTCGAGAGCTACCCTCATCCCCGGTTCCTGCATCTTGCTGTATTGCGTTATTGGAGGCATCCA GGATTGAGCGAAAGGAGACTAGGCTTAATGCTCTGCGCTCTGCAGTATTTGAGACATTTCCGGAGCCAAATAGGCGATTATTACAAAG AATTCTGAAAATGATGCATATAATTGCTGCTCATTCTTCTGATAATCGGATGACTCCTTCTGCGGTTGCTGCTTGCATGGCACCCTTGTTACTGCGACCACTTTTGGCTGGTGAATGTGAGTTGGAGGATGACTTTGACATGAGTGATAGTTCAGCTCAGCTTCTTGCTGCTGCGAACGCTGCTAATAATGCTCAAGCCATCATTACAACTCTTTTGGAGGATTATGACAATATCTTCGAT GATGATAATCTGCAAAGATGCTCTTTTTCAGCAGATTCTCAGATGGGACACAGTGAGTCTGATGAGTCATCTGATGACGAAAATTTGGATATGAAAGATAGTGCATATCATGATACAGAAAATGAAGATCCTCCAGAAGTATATGATGATCCTGACCGTGTGCTTAGCGGAAAGTTTAGTGGCAGCAGCGGCTATGCTGGCAATGATTTATATAGTTATAAG GCTTttgaaggtgatggtggttcagATGTTGAATCTACTGGGGAGACTAGTGGTTTATCAAGCCATAAAGCCCACAGAGACTCCAACTTTCAATTTAATGAGAAAGATATATGTAAGAAAGAGAGTGAGAGTCCGACTGAGATGCATAGTCCCACTGATTTACCTGCCAGTGGATCTCACCAATCGATGGCAGACCTTCTGTCCTCTAAAGAATCTGGTCTTTCTCTACCCATTGCTGGTCCTCATTTATCTGCAGAAAAATCCTTGAGTAAACTAAGTGGTTACGGTCTCAATGTCAAGCGCCCATCCTTTTGGGGTAGAAATAAT aCACGGAAGAATACCACAGTGGAATCTGTTGACTCATCCGGAGAAGAAGA GCTTGCTATTCAGAGGCTAGAGGTTACTAAGAATGAGTTGCGCACCAGGATAGAGAAAGAG GCTAAAGGGAATCAGATTTTGCAAGCAAGTTTAGAGAGAAGAAAGCAAGCTTTGCACGAGCGACGATTGGCACTTGAACAAGAT GTTTCAAGACTGCAAGAGCAGTTGCAAGCTGAGAGAGATCTTAGAGCTGATTTGGAGATCGGTCTGAATATGTCTTCAGGACAGTTTTCTAATCAACGTGGTATGAACTCCAAG acgagGGCAGAGCTAGAAGAGATCGCTCTTGCTGAGGCAGATGTAGCTAGGCTGAAACAGAAGGTCACGGAGCTCCACCTCCAACTGAACCAGCAAAGCCAAAACCATTATGGTGCCCTTTCTGAAGCAAGCGATCGGTACCAGCATTTACAAAATCTACATTCACAACA GAAGTATCTTCAGCAAAATTTCGATATGACCCTTGCATTTTGTAATCACGAAACGAAACAAAGAAATGAG GACCGCTCATTAGGAACTGAGAGAAAAAACAACGTCAAGGACCAGGCAATGTCGTCTACCAGCAACGCCAAACAGCTGTTTCAAAAGCTGTATGGTGATACAATAAGCTTGAGTGATTCAAAAAGTACAGAGGCATCTACTAGTTTTTCTGCAGATGATCTCTCGGCAATTGATTCCTCTGCGGTGGCTTCTACTTCAAGGCCAATGGAG GCAATGGAATATACACGAAATCCATCCGCAGCATCTTCAACATTGGTAGAATTAACATCGCGTCTGGATTTCTTTAAGGAGCGACGAAACCAGCTTATGGAACAACTTCATAACCTCGACGCAAGCTATGCTACAGCTACTTCACAAGGCCTGGTGTATAAACAACCATCATCACCCCCATGGAAATAA
- the LOC113321438 gene encoding rho GTPase-activating protein 7-like isoform X2 — MSAERIRPGAGVMNTVFKSGPLFISSKGIGWKSWKRRWFILTRTSLVFFKNDPSALPQRGGEVNLTLGGIDLNNSGSVVVREDKKLLTVLFPDGRDGRAFTLKAESSEDLYEWKTALEHALAQAPSAALVMGHNGIFRNDTTDTIEGSFQQLRDKRPVKSMVVGRPILLALEDIDGGPSFLEKALRFLEVFGIKVEGILRQSADVEDVYHRVQEYEQGRNEFSSDEDAHVVGDCVKHVLRELPSSPVPASCCIALLEASRIERKETRLNALRSAVFETFPEPNRRLLQRILKMMHIIAAHSSDNRMTPSAVAACMAPLLLRPLLAGECELEDDFDMSDSSAQLLAAANAANNAQAIITTLLEDYDNIFDDDNLQRCSFSADSQMGHSESDESSDDENLDMKDSAYHDTENEDPPEVYDDPDRVLSGKFSGSSGYAGNDLYSYKAFEGDGGSDVESTGETSGLSSHKAHRDSNFQFNEKDICKKESESPTEMHSPTDLPASGSHQSMADLLSSKESGLSLPIAGPHLSAEKSLSKLSGYGLNVKRPSFWGRNNTRKNTTVESVDSSGEEELAIQRLEVTKNELRTRIEKEAKGNQILQASLERRKQALHERRLALEQDVSRLQEQLQAERDLRADLEIGLNMSSGQFSNQRGMNSKTRAELEEIALAEADVARLKQKVTELHLQLNQQSQNHYGALSEASDRKYLQQNFDMTLAFCNHETKQRNEDRSLGTERKNNVKDQAMSSTSNAKQLFQKLYGDTISLSDSKSTEASTSFSADDLSAIDSSAVASTSRPMEAMEYTRNPSAASSTLVELTSRLDFFKERRNQLMEQLHNLDASYATATSQGLVYKQPSSPPWK, encoded by the exons atgtcgGCCGAAAGAATAAGACCTGGAGCTGGAGTTATGAATACT gttttcaagAGTGGTCCACTTTTCATTTCGTCAAAAG GGATAGGATGGAAATCTTGGAAGAGGCGTTGGTTCATACTCACTCGAACATCTTTAGTTTTCTTCAAAAATGATCCT AGTGCTCTTCCCCAGAGAGGCGGCGAGGTTAATCTGACTCTGGGTGGTATAGATTTAAACAATTCAGGGAG TGTTGTGGTCAGGGAAGATAAGAAACTCTTGACCGTATTGTTTCCTGATGGGCGCGATGGGCGAGCGTTCACCCTCAAG GCTGAGTCGTCAGAAGACTTGTACGAGTGGAAGACAGCACTGGAACATGCTTTGGCACAAGCACCAAGTGCTGCACTGGTCATGGGACATAATGGGATTTTCCGGAATGACACAACTGATACAATTGAAGGATCTTTCCAACAAT TGAGAGATAAGCGGCCTGTCAAGTCGATGGTTGTTGGAAGACCAATTTTGCTGGCGTTAGAGGATATTGATGGTGGTCCTTCGTTCCTAGAAAAAGCTCTTCGCTTTCTGGAGGTATTCG GAATAAAAGTTGAAGGAATCTTGCGGCAATCAGCAGATGTTGAGGATGTTTATCACCGGGTCCAAGAATATGAACAAG GGAGGAATGAGTTCAGCTCTGACGAGGATGCACATGTCGTCGGTGACTGTGTTAAG CACGTGCTTCGAGAGCTACCCTCATCCCCGGTTCCTGCATCTTGCTGTATTGCGTTATTGGAGGCATCCA GGATTGAGCGAAAGGAGACTAGGCTTAATGCTCTGCGCTCTGCAGTATTTGAGACATTTCCGGAGCCAAATAGGCGATTATTACAAAG AATTCTGAAAATGATGCATATAATTGCTGCTCATTCTTCTGATAATCGGATGACTCCTTCTGCGGTTGCTGCTTGCATGGCACCCTTGTTACTGCGACCACTTTTGGCTGGTGAATGTGAGTTGGAGGATGACTTTGACATGAGTGATAGTTCAGCTCAGCTTCTTGCTGCTGCGAACGCTGCTAATAATGCTCAAGCCATCATTACAACTCTTTTGGAGGATTATGACAATATCTTCGAT GATGATAATCTGCAAAGATGCTCTTTTTCAGCAGATTCTCAGATGGGACACAGTGAGTCTGATGAGTCATCTGATGACGAAAATTTGGATATGAAAGATAGTGCATATCATGATACAGAAAATGAAGATCCTCCAGAAGTATATGATGATCCTGACCGTGTGCTTAGCGGAAAGTTTAGTGGCAGCAGCGGCTATGCTGGCAATGATTTATATAGTTATAAG GCTTttgaaggtgatggtggttcagATGTTGAATCTACTGGGGAGACTAGTGGTTTATCAAGCCATAAAGCCCACAGAGACTCCAACTTTCAATTTAATGAGAAAGATATATGTAAGAAAGAGAGTGAGAGTCCGACTGAGATGCATAGTCCCACTGATTTACCTGCCAGTGGATCTCACCAATCGATGGCAGACCTTCTGTCCTCTAAAGAATCTGGTCTTTCTCTACCCATTGCTGGTCCTCATTTATCTGCAGAAAAATCCTTGAGTAAACTAAGTGGTTACGGTCTCAATGTCAAGCGCCCATCCTTTTGGGGTAGAAATAAT aCACGGAAGAATACCACAGTGGAATCTGTTGACTCATCCGGAGAAGAAGA GCTTGCTATTCAGAGGCTAGAGGTTACTAAGAATGAGTTGCGCACCAGGATAGAGAAAGAG GCTAAAGGGAATCAGATTTTGCAAGCAAGTTTAGAGAGAAGAAAGCAAGCTTTGCACGAGCGACGATTGGCACTTGAACAAGAT GTTTCAAGACTGCAAGAGCAGTTGCAAGCTGAGAGAGATCTTAGAGCTGATTTGGAGATCGGTCTGAATATGTCTTCAGGACAGTTTTCTAATCAACGTGGTATGAACTCCAAG acgagGGCAGAGCTAGAAGAGATCGCTCTTGCTGAGGCAGATGTAGCTAGGCTGAAACAGAAGGTCACGGAGCTCCACCTCCAACTGAACCAGCAAAGCCAAAACCATTATGGTGCCCTTTCTGAAGCAAGCGATCG GAAGTATCTTCAGCAAAATTTCGATATGACCCTTGCATTTTGTAATCACGAAACGAAACAAAGAAATGAG GACCGCTCATTAGGAACTGAGAGAAAAAACAACGTCAAGGACCAGGCAATGTCGTCTACCAGCAACGCCAAACAGCTGTTTCAAAAGCTGTATGGTGATACAATAAGCTTGAGTGATTCAAAAAGTACAGAGGCATCTACTAGTTTTTCTGCAGATGATCTCTCGGCAATTGATTCCTCTGCGGTGGCTTCTACTTCAAGGCCAATGGAG GCAATGGAATATACACGAAATCCATCCGCAGCATCTTCAACATTGGTAGAATTAACATCGCGTCTGGATTTCTTTAAGGAGCGACGAAACCAGCTTATGGAACAACTTCATAACCTCGACGCAAGCTATGCTACAGCTACTTCACAAGGCCTGGTGTATAAACAACCATCATCACCCCCATGGAAATAA